In Chitinophaga oryzae, the sequence GGCATCGGCCAGCGAGCTGCCCGCCTGGGATATTACGGCGTGCTGAAAAGCGCCGACGTCGGGATTGCCGGAGGTGGGCAGGGAATTGCCGGCGAAGTCTATACCACCGTTATTGGCGATGAAAATGCCGGCGTTACGGCAACGGGAAGTATCGCCGATATTATAGCCGTTGGCTACGGGGAAACCAATACCGGTGCCCGGGTTTACAAAACGGGGATCGTCATAAAAATTATTGCTGCGGGTAGCAGTGCCCCAGTTGAATGCGGTAAATACACTGCCCGGGTATAAATCGTTGTTGTAGAACCTGGACTGGGTTGTCAGCGGAATAGACTGGCCATTGTCTCCTCTGCACAGGGTCAGGCCTGTGGCGGTGGAGGCGGCATAAATGATATTGTTGGAATAGGTACCATATGGAGCGCTGTGGAAAATAGTGCCTCCCGGATTTATGATGTAGAAAACATTGTTATAAATCTGGTGATTGTTATTGGTGCTCCCGTTAAAAAGAAAAAGTTTTTTCTTCCCGGTGGTGCCTATGTCATTTACGCTTACGTTGTAGCGTACAGTGATGTTGTGGGAGTTATACATGAACAGCATGAACCCGCCATTGTTGTCGTGTGAGTAATTGTACTCAAAAATATCACCATCAGTGGGGGAATTGGCGTCGTATCCGTCTGCATCAAACGCCATCCCGTCATTGCCGCCACCGCCTGTCATTCCATACACTTCGTTGTAAGCCACAAGTGTATTCTTGCTTTTTACTGTCCATATACCTGCATAGTTGTAGCTGTTGGTGTTCATACAGGCTTTGTACACGGTGTTGTGCGTGACTTTACACCCGCCGGTAGCTCCTGCCATCACGATACCATCTCCGTATATGTATTCCAGCAGGTTATTGTCAAACACAATGTTTTTCCCCGTGCCTACGGTCCGCATACCTTCTACAGCACAGTTTTTTATATGGCAGCTTTGAACCAGCACGTCGTCTGTTTTGCCGGCAATGATAATGCCGCCGGTCCCTTTCACGAAGTTGGTCTGGAAATCTTTGGCTGCATTAACAT encodes:
- a CDS encoding CBM96 family carbohydrate-binding protein — its product is MKKHTALFFAASLCFLACSKSQELQKLDGLKSSLATATATGTVYYVDPDGNDSNAGTSDSNAWKTIAKVNTMTFSPGDQILFKSGGVWNDTLRPKGSGSAGQPIIIDKYGGEARPVINGGGKVNNSKTLLLNRVSFWEVNNLEITNTVPAGTTYAATGIMVDGGNEATPSSNITIKNCYVHDVNAAKDFQTNFVKGTGGIIIAGKTDDVLVQSCHIKNCAVEGMRTVGTGKNIVFDNNLLEYIYGDGIVMAGATGGCKVTHNTVYKACMNTNSYNYAGIWTVKSKNTLVAYNEVYGMTGGGGNDGMAFDADGYDANSPTDGDIFEYNYSHDNNGGFMLFMYNSHNITVRYNVSVNDIGTTGKKKLFLFNGSTNNNHQIYNNVFYIINPGGTIFHSAPYGTYSNNIIYAASTATGLTLCRGDNGQSIPLTTQSRFYNNDLYPGSVFTAFNWGTATRSNNFYDDPRFVNPGTGIGFPVANGYNIGDTSRCRNAGIFIANNGGIDFAGNSLPTSGNPDVGAFQHAVISQAGSSLADAYVRDGSYAGTNYGADSLLVVKSDATSYARRSYLKFNFNQVGTASVNAANLSIYCAGTGMTNTVKIYSTAGKTWAENAITWNNAPKDTTLVGQVTVNAAGWYNMDVTSAVNRELQAGSKTVSLLLMNTGPFNSNGYMTFYSKEAPGNKPVLQLTY